One Polyangiaceae bacterium DNA window includes the following coding sequences:
- a CDS encoding PAS domain S-box protein has protein sequence MSTLKRSRQLSAFIRERQAAILSDWEHAVRALPPAQKLDRPALLDDIPDLLVRIADMADAIAQGKPPVMPTESAEEHALHRLGEGFDLSEVVAEYGVLRECVLRLWEKEPAAPEELPVLRVLNRAIDKAVGQSVQRYVQARDQALQALDRVSTAAFESKDLDDFLWRLLHLLVETTPVIDAAAILIKEENCLRVRASVGARQDGIVGLSLALQETLAGTVAIERSPLFVGTGSSELLEQDPIAGKLGVQVLYAVPLVDRSDVVGVAIMGARTAHEFSPHDKRLFTAMVNRATVAIFHHLLREAAETRARRQEAIAQLGIAALEVGDAEQLTNHALELVAKTLAADMVGLFEVLPGGKTLQLRAGVGWNAGMVGRVTIDAGKSSQCGYTLVTGEPVVVEDLHTESRFSVPAFHTEHESKSGMSVIIYARGQGSTPHGVLAAYTRSRRSFSADDVHSLQSTANLIAQAIARSDMEQSLRRSEERFRSLVTASSSAVWTVNAEGLVEEPSPTWQAFTGQSDEQYCGRGWLDAVHPEDRARTMEAWDRAHAKNVIYETEYRVRARTGEYRWMLVRGAPVTDIDGTTREWIGMNIDITDRKRIEEQLQVVAAQREELIDNLRVTTERLQTLISGSPLAIIAMDEKGNVQLWNPAAERLFGWTEEDVLGRPTPTIPEEYARQFQNNMATLLHAGEPVTMEVTRLRRDGSRIELSLWAAPRRDAHGKIVGTLSVCADVTDAKRARKQVEQALEQAQQAVRTRENVLAIVSHDLRNPLNVISLNTTLLMNLLQNDARARQRVEIIQRSASRMARLIGDLLDMASIQVGKLSLERDMHAVDTMVLEAVEMHQSIAAERTIHLNGTVNVPRSTQVSCDRERVLQVLSNLLGNAIKFSSPGSTITVSADGEASAKEVLFAVTDQGPGVAPEQLAHIFEPYWTSEQSARKGTGLGLFIAKGIVDAHGGRIWVETKAGVGTTFYFTLPY, from the coding sequence ATGAGCACGCTGAAACGATCTCGACAGCTTTCCGCTTTCATTCGCGAACGGCAAGCGGCCATTTTGAGCGACTGGGAACATGCCGTGCGTGCGCTGCCGCCCGCGCAGAAGCTCGATCGCCCCGCGCTCTTGGATGACATCCCGGACCTGCTCGTGCGTATCGCCGACATGGCGGATGCGATTGCGCAGGGCAAGCCCCCGGTGATGCCAACAGAGAGTGCCGAGGAGCATGCGCTTCATCGTCTTGGCGAGGGCTTCGACCTGAGCGAGGTCGTTGCGGAGTATGGCGTTTTGCGCGAGTGCGTCTTGCGGCTGTGGGAAAAGGAGCCCGCCGCCCCTGAAGAGCTACCTGTGCTACGCGTGCTCAACCGCGCGATCGACAAGGCCGTTGGCCAATCCGTGCAGCGCTACGTGCAAGCGCGCGATCAAGCCTTGCAGGCGCTCGATCGGGTCTCGACGGCGGCATTCGAGAGCAAAGACCTCGATGACTTTCTTTGGCGACTTCTACATCTACTCGTCGAAACCACGCCCGTCATCGATGCGGCGGCCATTCTCATCAAAGAAGAAAATTGCTTGCGCGTGCGAGCCTCCGTGGGGGCTCGGCAGGACGGCATCGTGGGGCTATCGTTGGCATTACAAGAAACGCTGGCGGGAACCGTGGCGATCGAGCGAAGTCCGCTCTTCGTGGGTACGGGTTCTTCGGAATTGCTCGAGCAGGATCCGATTGCGGGAAAATTGGGGGTACAGGTTCTTTATGCCGTTCCCCTGGTCGACCGTTCGGATGTCGTCGGCGTGGCCATCATGGGGGCTCGTACGGCACACGAGTTTTCGCCTCACGACAAGCGTCTTTTTACCGCAATGGTGAACCGCGCGACGGTCGCCATTTTCCACCACCTGCTACGCGAAGCTGCAGAGACGCGCGCGCGGCGCCAAGAGGCCATCGCACAACTCGGAATTGCCGCGCTGGAAGTGGGCGACGCCGAGCAGCTCACGAATCACGCCCTCGAGCTCGTTGCAAAGACGCTTGCAGCGGACATGGTTGGTCTTTTCGAGGTTTTACCTGGTGGCAAAACACTGCAATTGCGCGCCGGGGTCGGATGGAACGCGGGTATGGTTGGGCGCGTTACGATCGACGCAGGGAAGAGCTCGCAATGCGGATACACGCTCGTCACGGGCGAACCGGTCGTCGTTGAGGATTTGCACACGGAATCTCGATTCAGCGTGCCTGCTTTTCACACGGAGCACGAATCGAAAAGTGGCATGAGTGTCATCATTTATGCACGTGGGCAGGGCAGCACGCCTCATGGGGTTCTTGCCGCGTATACGCGCAGTCGGCGAAGTTTTTCAGCCGATGACGTCCATTCCCTTCAATCCACGGCAAACTTGATTGCACAGGCCATTGCGCGAAGCGACATGGAGCAGTCGCTACGCCGCAGTGAAGAGCGTTTCCGATCCCTGGTGACGGCGTCGTCTTCTGCGGTATGGACCGTCAATGCCGAGGGTCTCGTGGAGGAGCCATCGCCGACTTGGCAGGCGTTCACGGGGCAATCCGACGAGCAATACTGCGGTCGGGGTTGGCTCGACGCCGTTCATCCCGAGGATCGAGCGCGCACGATGGAAGCCTGGGACCGAGCCCATGCGAAGAATGTCATCTACGAAACGGAATATCGAGTTCGCGCACGCACGGGCGAATACCGTTGGATGCTCGTGCGCGGCGCACCCGTCACCGATATCGACGGCACCACGCGCGAATGGATCGGGATGAACATCGACATCACGGACCGCAAGCGCATCGAGGAGCAATTGCAGGTCGTGGCCGCGCAACGTGAAGAGCTCATCGACAACCTGCGCGTGACGACGGAGAGATTGCAGACCCTCATTTCAGGCTCGCCACTTGCCATCATTGCAATGGATGAAAAGGGCAACGTTCAACTTTGGAATCCGGCCGCCGAGCGCCTGTTCGGGTGGACGGAAGAAGATGTGCTCGGTAGGCCAACTCCCACGATTCCAGAGGAATATGCGCGCCAATTTCAAAACAACATGGCAACGCTCCTGCACGCTGGTGAGCCAGTGACGATGGAAGTGACGCGCTTGCGGCGTGATGGTAGTCGCATTGAATTGAGCCTATGGGCAGCCCCAAGACGTGACGCTCATGGAAAGATCGTGGGCACTCTGTCTGTTTGCGCAGACGTTACCGATGCCAAACGAGCCAGGAAGCAAGTCGAGCAAGCGTTGGAGCAGGCGCAACAGGCGGTGCGTACGCGGGAAAATGTGCTCGCGATCGTATCCCACGACCTCAGAAACCCGCTGAACGTCATCAGCTTGAATACCACGCTCCTCATGAATTTGCTGCAAAACGATGCGCGCGCACGCCAGCGCGTGGAAATCATTCAAAGATCCGCGTCACGGATGGCTCGATTGATCGGCGACCTGCTCGATATGGCGAGCATTCAAGTTGGCAAACTTTCGCTCGAGCGGGACATGCACGCGGTCGATACGATGGTGCTCGAAGCCGTGGAAATGCATCAATCGATCGCTGCGGAACGCACCATTCATTTGAACGGAACGGTCAACGTGCCTCGCTCGACGCAGGTGTCGTGTGATCGCGAGCGGGTTCTGCAGGTACTATCGAATTTGCTCGGGAATGCCATTAAATTCAGTAGCCCGGGCAGCACGATTACCGTCAGCGCCGACGGGGAAGCGAGCGCGAAGGAAGTCTTGTTTGCCGTCACCGATCAGGGACCCGGCGTTGCCCCCGAACAATTGGCTCACATCTTCGAACCTTATTGGACGAGTGAGCAGAGCGCACGCAAGGGCACGGGACTCGGGCTCTTCATTGCCAAGGGCATCGTCGACGCTCATGGAGGCCGCATATGGGTCGAGACCAAGGCCGGCGTGGGTACGACGTTTTACTTTACGTTGCCGTATTGA
- a CDS encoding DHH family phosphoesterase has protein sequence MRIWEQATERALVSLRAALSEGAPIAVVYHADADGTSSAALAMAAIEKHGGQTLPLTPRKGENVHDPAFSATIDESGAGLVVVLDTGSRRGRLFRIPTIVVDHHRIDTDDAPDVEAFVSTFGREPLISTSALAWELFSSFADIRERAWLGAIGLIGDLGDKAKTHPLVQDAAAIHKMTHLRDAVSLVNAAGRSSTHEADVALRALVEARGPIDIVRGNGNAASRLHELKQEVAEATKRAIRKAPRIVGRWAIIEFAEPCRIHGSVASAWTRKLHDRIVLAGNRGYVPGRVHFSVRSHEPLDLRAELRALLPDAGPDFASGHDRATGGIVDVDVFDELLRRIESRAMIASAA, from the coding sequence ATGCGAATTTGGGAACAAGCGACAGAGCGAGCTTTGGTGTCGTTACGTGCCGCATTGTCCGAAGGAGCGCCCATTGCGGTGGTTTATCACGCCGATGCCGATGGAACGTCCTCGGCAGCGTTGGCCATGGCGGCCATCGAAAAGCATGGCGGACAAACCTTGCCGCTGACGCCGCGAAAAGGTGAAAATGTGCATGATCCGGCTTTCAGCGCCACCATTGACGAGTCGGGCGCGGGCCTCGTCGTGGTGCTCGACACGGGTTCGCGACGTGGCCGGCTTTTTCGCATTCCAACGATTGTCGTGGATCACCATCGCATCGACACGGACGACGCGCCCGACGTGGAAGCATTCGTGAGCACGTTTGGCCGGGAGCCGCTCATTTCGACGAGCGCGCTCGCTTGGGAGCTCTTTTCGTCGTTCGCGGACATTCGAGAGAGGGCGTGGCTCGGGGCCATTGGTTTGATTGGAGATTTGGGTGACAAGGCAAAAACGCATCCCTTGGTGCAGGACGCTGCGGCTATTCATAAAATGACGCATCTTCGGGACGCAGTGTCGCTCGTCAATGCAGCGGGGCGGTCGAGCACGCACGAGGCAGACGTAGCGCTACGGGCGCTCGTCGAAGCTCGAGGGCCCATCGATATCGTGCGAGGCAATGGCAATGCGGCGAGCAGGCTGCACGAGCTGAAGCAGGAGGTCGCGGAAGCCACGAAACGCGCCATACGGAAGGCTCCACGAATCGTGGGACGGTGGGCCATCATTGAATTTGCCGAGCCGTGTCGTATTCATGGCAGCGTCGCGAGTGCTTGGACGCGCAAGCTGCACGACCGCATCGTGCTCGCAGGCAATCGTGGTTATGTGCCTGGACGCGTGCACTTTTCGGTGCGCTCGCACGAGCCGCTCGATCTGCGCGCCGAGCTGCGAGCGCTTCTGCCGGATGCGGGCCCGGATTTTGCGTCGGGGCACGATCGAGCGACCGGTGGAATCGTGGATGTGGACGTATTCGATGAACTATTGCGCCGCATCGAATCGCGGGCAATGATTGCATCGGCGGCGTAG
- a CDS encoding STAS domain-containing protein → MAGFLSTVQRMVGTERFQLGMQQGGRDSIDGDWGVISSAPTFEEGFVALSKIAAAAGWGRWELVSVDKDAQEARVRVYNNWESIAQRALGVTWGAPFVAGKLAAYFQRHFGVKACWAEQTAYFTKGDPCDEFVVRPSPTTVEDRIGELFHSENATKTDLAVALERVRREVEERAKAEQELREKLELIAKQDEAIKALSTPIIEVWEGVLTLPLFGVMDSQRAAETMERLLDSITQKGATHAIIDLTGVEVVDTSTADHIGRLVRAAALIGAECIITGIRPAVAQTMVQIGIDLSQIVTLSTLREALRHCMRAASAAPATTSKRR, encoded by the coding sequence ATGGCGGGGTTTTTGTCAACGGTACAGCGGATGGTGGGAACCGAACGCTTTCAGCTCGGGATGCAGCAAGGTGGTCGGGATAGCATCGATGGCGATTGGGGCGTGATATCATCGGCGCCGACGTTCGAGGAGGGATTCGTTGCGCTTTCGAAGATAGCGGCGGCGGCGGGTTGGGGCCGCTGGGAGCTGGTTTCGGTGGACAAGGACGCGCAGGAGGCGCGCGTGCGAGTCTACAACAACTGGGAATCGATTGCGCAACGCGCGCTCGGTGTCACCTGGGGTGCGCCGTTCGTCGCGGGAAAATTGGCAGCGTATTTCCAGCGTCATTTCGGTGTAAAGGCTTGCTGGGCGGAGCAAACGGCGTATTTTACCAAGGGTGATCCGTGTGATGAATTCGTCGTTCGGCCTTCGCCGACCACGGTCGAGGATCGGATCGGCGAACTGTTTCATTCGGAGAACGCAACGAAAACGGACCTCGCCGTGGCGCTCGAACGGGTGCGTCGTGAAGTCGAGGAGCGGGCCAAAGCGGAGCAGGAGCTTCGCGAGAAACTCGAATTGATCGCAAAGCAAGACGAGGCGATCAAGGCGCTGTCGACGCCCATCATCGAAGTATGGGAAGGCGTGCTGACGCTGCCGCTCTTCGGTGTGATGGACAGCCAGCGAGCCGCGGAGACGATGGAGCGGCTGCTTGATAGCATTACGCAAAAAGGCGCGACGCACGCGATCATCGATCTGACGGGTGTGGAAGTCGTCGACACGTCGACGGCGGATCACATTGGCAGACTGGTGAGAGCCGCGGCGCTCATCGGGGCGGAATGCATCATTACGGGGATTCGTCCTGCCGTGGCGCAAACGATGGTTCAAATTGGTATTGATTTGTCGCAAATCGTGACATTGTCGACGCTTCGCGAAGCGCTTCGGCATTGCATGCGCGCGGCGAGTGCAGCGCCGGCGACGACGTCGAAACGGCGATAA
- a CDS encoding M20/M25/M40 family metallo-hydrolase, which translates to MRSPLVAPRKRSPLAALLAWPTLLVVACACACAPRHVIPNDAAKAPAIALQTEPDAESATPRPLSAAETKIVSYIDEHNDEAIALLERVVNINSGTLSFDGVRKVGEVFAEEFRAIGFETRWIPMDTVNRAGHLFAERKGTAGKRVLLIGHLDTVFEKDNPFQRFERISKDAAKGPGALDMKGGDIAILYALKALGAAGVLDGTQIIVAFTGDEESAGDPVELARRDLVEAARRSDAALEFEQGVGGPNSATVARRGSTSWKLQVRGKPGHSSVIFSNDAGAGAIYEASRILHTFYDELRGEKYLTFNAGLIVGGNIADEQRGQAAASGKSNIIAQTASVTGDLRTLTMEQLERTKERMRAIVKKNLPQTSAEIVFEDGYPPMAPTEGNFALLRELQGVSRDLGFGPVDVIDPGKRGAADVSFVAPFVASLAGLGPSGDGSHAPGETVDLTSLPLVTKRAALLIHRLTRP; encoded by the coding sequence ATGAGAAGCCCTCTCGTCGCGCCACGCAAACGCTCGCCTCTCGCTGCGCTGCTCGCTTGGCCTACGCTGCTGGTCGTTGCCTGCGCTTGCGCATGCGCGCCTCGACACGTCATACCGAATGATGCGGCCAAAGCGCCCGCGATTGCTCTGCAAACGGAGCCCGACGCGGAGAGCGCTACGCCACGACCGCTCAGCGCCGCAGAAACCAAAATCGTATCGTACATCGACGAGCACAACGACGAAGCGATCGCGCTGCTCGAACGGGTCGTGAACATCAATAGCGGTACGTTGAGCTTCGATGGGGTGCGCAAGGTCGGGGAAGTTTTCGCAGAAGAATTTCGTGCAATCGGTTTCGAAACGCGATGGATCCCAATGGACACGGTGAATCGAGCCGGGCATCTCTTCGCCGAACGCAAAGGAACGGCCGGCAAGCGCGTGCTGCTCATCGGGCACCTCGATACGGTGTTCGAGAAGGACAATCCATTTCAACGTTTCGAGCGAATCTCGAAGGACGCGGCGAAGGGCCCTGGGGCGCTCGACATGAAAGGCGGCGACATTGCCATTCTATACGCACTCAAAGCGCTCGGAGCCGCCGGGGTGCTCGATGGAACGCAAATCATCGTGGCTTTCACGGGCGACGAAGAAAGCGCGGGCGATCCGGTCGAGTTGGCGCGTAGGGATCTGGTGGAAGCTGCGCGGCGCAGCGACGCGGCGCTCGAATTCGAGCAAGGCGTTGGCGGCCCGAACAGCGCCACCGTCGCGCGCCGCGGGAGCACGTCGTGGAAACTGCAAGTGCGAGGCAAACCCGGGCACTCGTCGGTCATTTTTTCCAACGACGCGGGCGCCGGAGCCATTTACGAGGCGTCGCGCATCCTGCACACGTTTTATGACGAGCTTCGAGGCGAAAAGTATCTCACGTTCAACGCCGGCCTCATCGTGGGCGGCAACATCGCCGACGAACAGCGCGGGCAAGCGGCTGCATCGGGCAAGTCCAACATCATTGCACAAACGGCATCGGTCACCGGTGATTTGCGCACGCTGACCATGGAGCAGCTCGAGCGGACCAAGGAGCGCATGCGCGCGATTGTCAAGAAAAACTTGCCGCAAACTTCGGCGGAAATCGTATTCGAGGACGGTTACCCTCCCATGGCGCCGACCGAAGGCAACTTCGCGCTGCTCCGCGAGCTTCAGGGCGTGAGCCGCGACCTTGGCTTTGGCCCGGTCGACGTCATCGATCCTGGCAAACGCGGCGCCGCCGACGTATCGTTCGTCGCGCCATTCGTGGCCTCGCTTGCAGGCCTGGGCCCCTCGGGCGACGGCTCGCATGCGCCCGGAGAAACCGTGGACCTCACGTCCCTGCCGCTGGTCACCAAACGCGCCGCGCTTCTGATCCATCGATTGACGCGGCCGTGA